Proteins encoded within one genomic window of Cumulibacter manganitolerans:
- a CDS encoding HAD family hydrolase yields the protein MTGGLVVGFDLDMTLVDSRPGIAAILHRLNAESAYGIDVERHVEVLGPPLSHMLSPYLAPEQLEPAIARFRALYPSVAVEPTVVLPGARAALAAVRELGGRIVVLTGKHEPNALLHLQHLDLPYDRLIGDRWESGKTEALREEGADVYVGDHEGDMRSAKAAGAVAVGVPTGGIGPEALRAAGADVLLTGLDQLPGWLAATYG from the coding sequence GTGACCGGCGGCCTGGTCGTCGGGTTCGACCTGGACATGACCCTGGTCGACTCGCGCCCGGGGATCGCGGCGATCCTGCACCGGCTGAACGCCGAGTCGGCGTACGGCATCGACGTCGAGCGGCACGTCGAGGTGCTCGGGCCCCCGCTGTCGCACATGCTCTCGCCGTATCTGGCCCCCGAGCAGCTCGAGCCCGCCATCGCCCGCTTCCGGGCGCTGTACCCGAGCGTCGCCGTGGAGCCCACCGTCGTGCTGCCCGGCGCCCGGGCGGCGCTCGCCGCCGTGCGGGAGCTCGGCGGCCGGATCGTGGTGCTCACCGGCAAGCACGAGCCCAACGCGCTGCTGCACCTGCAGCACCTCGACCTGCCGTACGACCGGCTGATCGGCGACCGGTGGGAGTCGGGCAAGACGGAGGCGCTGCGCGAGGAGGGCGCCGACGTCTACGTCGGTGACCACGAGGGGGACATGCGCTCGGCCAAGGCGGCCGGGGCCGTCGCGGTCGGTGTCCCGACCGGCGGCATCGGACCGGAGGCGCTGCGGGCCGCGGGGGCCGACGTCCTGCTCACCGGCCTCGACCAGCTGCCGGGCTGGCTGGCCGCCACCTACGGCTGA